The genomic region ACAGCTGCCTCTCGCTCACGAGCCTCAACGACGCCGGCGGTGGCCGCGTGATGCGTGGCGGCAGCTGGTCGTGGGGCATGGCGGCGGTCGGTGCTGCCTACTCCCACACGATGATGCCCAACGAGAAGAGTTGCCACTCGTGGAACGACGCCGGCGACTGGGGTGGTTCAAACGCCCTTGCCGCGACGAGCGAGCACTCCGGCCTCGTCAACGTCGGCATGGTGGACGGGTCGGTCCGTTCCGTCTCCAACAACGTCGCCAACGACGTGTGGTGGGCGATGGGCACGCGGGCCGGTCGCGAAAACACCGCAAATTCGGAGTGATCTCCGAGCATGCCAAAGAGCCATGTCGTGGGCCGCGGGGTTTCCGGTCGCTACCGGGGCCTCGCGGCCCTCGTCGTTTGTGGACTCGTGGCGGGAGCCGTCGGCCTCGCCGCATGGTGTCAGGCCGGCCTGTCGATGGCCCAGGGCCTGGCCAAGCACGGCCTGTGGTCCGACGTCCACGCGCCGCTCGAGCGCTACCTCAGGCTCCACCCGCGCGATCCCTCGGCCAACATGCTGCGGGCCGAGGCGTTGGTGAAAGACGATGGCCTGCCGCTCCTGCAGCGGATCACCGAGTCGATCGAGCGACTCGAGCAGATCCCCGACGACGCCCCCGAAGCCGCGGCCGCACGGATCGCCGCGGCGCGTGTCCACCTCTTCCTGCGCTACGAGCCGGTCGCCGCGTGGCGGAGCCTCGAGCGCGCGATGAAGCTCGATCCGGAGTCGCTCGAGGCCCATCTGCTCGCCTGGCGGCTGTTCGAGTTGATCGGACGGATCGACGACGTCGAGGAGCTGTTTTGGAAGGCGTACGAACTGAGCCCGGAAGCCGAGCGGCCCCTGCGCCTGCGCGAGTGGTATGCCAGCCAGTTCTTTCCGCAGACCACGCTGGCCGAATTCGACACGCTGATGGGGTTTCGGCAGGCGATCTCCGACCCGGTCGATATCGTCGAGGGTCGGCGCCTGCAGCGGTTCGTCCGCGCCGAGCCGACCGAGCCCTGGGGCCATGCGGCGCTGGCCCGATGGTTCCTGTCGCGCGGTGAACCGGAGGTCGCCGTCGAGGTTCTCGATCGTGCGGCGACGGTGGTGCCGCCCGAGGGGCGCGGCGATCCCTATTGGCTGTCGACCGAAATCGACGTCCTGTGCGACGTCGGGGAAGCGGAGAAGGCCGCCGAGGCATTCGCCCGCTGGCCCGCCTCGGACCGTAGCCGCCGGTATGCCTTGGCACGCGGCCGGGTGCTGGCCGATGCGGACGGGGACGCGGCCGGCGCCGTGACCGCCTACGATGAAGCGCTGGCAATCTGGCCCGGACCTGTCGATTGGCAGACCGTCAATCGTTCGGCGACGTGCCTCGCCCGGGCCGGCGACGAGCAGGGGGCCAACGCCCGGCGCGAGGAAGCGCGGCGGATCGAACGGCTCATGAAGGAAGAGGTCCATCAGCGGCTCTTCAAGCGGCTGGCCGACCTGTCGGACCCGGCGCTCCTCGCGGAGATGGAGGCGTTTTATCGCGACCTGAATCGCCCCCGGGAGGCGGCTGGCTGGGCGGCGGCCCGCGCGGCGCTCGCGTCCCCGGTCAGTGCGGCTCCCGGACGCGTGGCGTGGGAGATCAACGCCCGGTTCGGCGGCTGCCCTTTGCCCGACGGGCGGGAATCGATGACAATACGACAGGTGGTGGGGGGTGACGAGCGCGTCCACGCGGACGCGGCACCTCGCAAGGCGTGCGACGGAGACGTGGCGATGACACGCGGACTGGTTGCCGTGGCGATGGTGGCGGCGGTGATGGCGGCGAGTGGCTGCACGAAGGCGCCTCCGCCGGAGAAGCCCTCGACGGTCGACACGGGAATCAGCCCCCGCGAGCGCGCGATGCAGAACATGCCCGCCAACATGCAGCCCAAGTACCAGCAGCAGCAGAACAAGTGAGCCGGTCGGACGGCGGGCGTCTCGATGCTCAATGGGCCTCGATCGGTACGCCTTCCAGCGATGGCAGCTTTCCGCGCGACCGGATCGCCGCGCGCAGGTCGCGGATGAAGGGCTCGTCGTCATAGGTCCCGGTGACGGCGAGCAGGAGGTCCTGCGCCTCGGCCCAGTTGCCCGCCGACGCGAAGCGGTGGGCGCGGAGGGCGATCGCCCAGGGGGACGCCGGAGTCGAGACCATCAGGCTCTCGAGCGACTGGATCCGCCGGCCGTGACTCCGCAATCGGTCGGCCAGGGCTTTCCAGCGCTCGAATGCCTCGGTGTCGCGGCGGGCGGCGGCGAGCCGCTGGAACAGATACGCCGTCTCCGTCCGTTCAGCCGCGACGGCCTCGAGCGGCGCGAGCCACTCGGCCGCCTCGTCGATCCGTCCGGCGGTGAGTGATTCCTCGGCGAGCGCCTCGCGCGGCGACACGCCGCGCGGGTCGAGCTCGACGGCCTGCTTCCACGCCGCGACGGCTGCGGCGGCTTCGCCGGTTTGGTTCTTCGCCCGCCCCAGCTCGTAGAGCGTGGCTGCCGACGGGCGGATCGCCTGGCTCTTCTCCAACCAGCCGATGGCCGCCGGCGCGTCGCCCTCGGCGAGGAGCAGGCTGCCGTACAGGAACCAGACCTCCGCCGGCGGTAGCTGGAGCCCCTCGGCCGTGGGCGCCATCTCGGTCACACGCGAAAATGCCGCGAGGGCGGCGTCGTCGTCCTGGATGTCGTGGTGAAGGATCGCCTGAAGGAGCGTGCCGCGGGCTTCCTGACCCGGGCAGGCGGTGTAGCGGCCGGCAGCGGCCAGGGCGTCTTCGAACAGCCCGATCCGCGCCTCGCTCATCGCCAATTCGTACAGGGCGTCGGGGTCGTCGGGACGCAGCCGCAGGTACTGCTTGAGGAACTGGACCCCCCGGGACCACGACTCCTGCACCAGATAGGCCCGCGCCCAGGCGTGCATGTCGTCGGGAGTCGCCGCCCCGACACGGTCATAGAGCCCGGCCGCCGCGCGGGCATCCTCGACGGCCCCGCGGGTGTCGCCTTGGCCCACGCGGGCCTCGCCGCGGGCCATCAGCGACCGCGCCTTGAGGGCCGACGCCTCGCCATGGTCGGGGTGGGCGTCGAGGAAGTA from Planctomycetota bacterium harbors:
- a CDS encoding tetratricopeptide repeat protein, yielding MSRPSSWYRFGRLVALVVVSVAGALAVALGAEWWQEWPLRKARTALAAGDAARAVALTDYFLDAHPDHGEASALKARSLMARGEARVGQGDTRGAVEDARAAAGLYDRVGAATPDDMHAWARAYLVQESWSRGVQFLKQYLRLRPDDPDALYELAMSEARIGLFEDALAAAGRYTACPGQEARGTLLQAILHHDIQDDDAALAAFSRVTEMAPTAEGLQLPPAEVWFLYGSLLLAEGDAPAAIGWLEKSQAIRPSAATLYELGRAKNQTGEAAAAVAAWKQAVELDPRGVSPREALAEESLTAGRIDEAAEWLAPLEAVAAERTETAYLFQRLAAARRDTEAFERWKALADRLRSHGRRIQSLESLMVSTPASPWAIALRAHRFASAGNWAEAQDLLLAVTGTYDDEPFIRDLRAAIRSRGKLPSLEGVPIEAH